The following are from one region of the Clostridia bacterium genome:
- the rpmD gene encoding 50S ribosomal protein L30, which yields MVATKTLKITLVKSTIGRKKDHIATVKALGLKKIRDCVELNDTPQIRGMIDKISYLLDVTE from the coding sequence ATTGTGGCTACTAAAACATTAAAAATCACATTAGTAAAAAGTACTATTGGTAGAAAAAAAGATCATATCGCCACAGTAAAGGCCCTTGGTCTTAAGAAAATCAGAGATTGTGTTGAATTAAACGACACACCTCAAATCAGAGGTATGATTGATAAAATATCTTATTTGTTAGATGTTACTGAATAA
- the rpsE gene encoding 30S ribosomal protein S5 — protein sequence MSLDKVDSTVLDIKERVVSLNRVAKVVKGGRTFRFSALVVVGDENGHVGCGMGKAAEIPDAIRKGIEDAKKNMVSVPLLGTTIPHDIIGKFGAGSVLLKTAPEGTGVIAGGAVRAVIELAGIRDIRTKCLNSNNPRNVVNATINGLASLKKAEDVAKLRGKTVEEILG from the coding sequence GTGAGTTTAGATAAAGTAGATTCTACAGTATTAGACATAAAAGAAAGAGTTGTAAGCTTAAACCGTGTTGCTAAAGTTGTTAAGGGTGGTAGAACATTCAGATTTAGCGCATTGGTTGTTGTTGGTGATGAAAACGGCCATGTTGGTTGCGGTATGGGAAAAGCTGCTGAAATTCCTGATGCAATCAGAAAAGGTATCGAAGATGCTAAAAAGAATATGGTATCAGTTCCACTTCTTGGTACAACAATTCCTCACGATATTATTGGTAAATTCGGTGCAGGAAGCGTACTTTTAAAAACTGCTCCTGAAGGTACCGGTGTTATCGCCGGTGGCGCTGTCAGAGCGGTTATCGAGTTAGCAGGTATCAGAGATATCAGAACAAAATGCTTAAACTCAAACAACCCAAGAAATGTTGTTAACGCAACAATTAACGGACTTGCCAGCCTTAAGAAAGCAGAAGATGTTGCTAAATTAAGAGGCAAAACCGTTGAAGAAATTTTAGGATAG